Within Canis aureus isolate CA01 chromosome 34, VMU_Caureus_v.1.0, whole genome shotgun sequence, the genomic segment CCCTGCCAGGTTGGGAAATCATGCTGTCGAAAGGCAATACTCTTACTTTGCCAGTTGGGTTAAAAAAAGGcatatggttttaattttgttgttttgattcAGGAGCTAGTCACTCTTTGTGTGTGTTCTGTATTTATAGATTGTGTGTTGGATTTGACATAGATGAAGATGCATTGGAAGTATTTAATAGGAATGTGGAAGAGTTTGAGTTAACAAATGTTGACATGGTTCAATGTGATGTGCGCTCATTATCTAACAGAATGTCAAAGTCATTTGATACAGTAATTATGAATCCTCCCTTTGGgaccaaaaataataaaggttagtAAAAAAACTTCAGAGATACAGATATATTTGTaggaaaacaagttttaaaagtcattttcttattgtttgggTTAAATGATTGTATCGCTCTTAATTAAACAATCTGTTACCTGTATAATTACTACAGTTTCAATTTGTTTAACATGTCTAGGAAATTGAATTTTTTCAATCTTTGTTTTCACCTATTTGTACTAAGAGAATagtctttttattcatttactatttATACTTTGCTTTCAAGAATGATTTACGGAACTCTAATAACTCTGTAAAGGATTTTATACTTTTAGAACCTCTCTTTAATGCCTTAACACACCGAGAGTTCAACACGTGTCTATCAGTAACTGTGGCTATTTATTCTGTGTATGCTATGGGCTAGGAGGGTAGAAAGTTGGTAAGAAAAGACATGAAGAGTTCTCCCTTCAGCCGCTGCCTGATTCTGATTACTATACTACCTATTCTTGCCTCCCTTGAGAGTTAACttggaatattaaaattttcattttagtctTATTTAAACAAGATAGTATAATGGTTTTATTCTATCAATCTTAAAAGATACATGTTCTACTTTTTTGCATCTTGTCTTTTTGCAGGAAGAATTTGAAGTGTCTATTTTGGTTTTgggaaaaagtttttaaatacctGGTATTCATTTAATCCACTATTTTGATAACAGGTATATAAAGTAAATATGAGCTTTTTCTACTTTTAACAGGGACAGATATGGCATTTCTGAAGACTGCTTTGGAAATGGCAAGAACAGCAGTATACTCTTTACACAAATCCTCTACTAGAGATGTAAGTTCAAATCATTTTACTTCAAAATTCATGACAGCGTTTTATGGATTTGCTGTGAATGCTAATTACCAGGGTATCTCTTCTAAATTCTTTAAACATCTGGCACTTAGAAACTGAATTTTCCCTGTGACTAGCTAGCATTAGTTTTCTTCCAGCCTATATGACTTCTGTCAAAGATTTGCTCTGGCAGGAACTTTTACCAAGAGATTACATGAACTTCAGTAGAGAAGTGTGGTATAGCTAGGGTTATAGTATATCCTAGTTTGCCTAAATCCTAGTAATCCCATTGTCCCATTGTGGTTTTGTGCATAATGGAGGCAGTAAGACCTGATTTTTAAGAACACTGAGCCTGGAGCTAAAGTGAGCTGAGTTCAGAATCTCCCTGTTCCATTATTCTTCTTGCCACCTATGTAACACATGGGGGTATAGAAAATACCAGAAAATTTGGTGAATTTTTGGTCAATATAACATAATGATCAAGGACACAGACTGTAGAGCCAGACTGCCTACGTTGAAATCCAAACTACCAGTTCCCTGTGTTATCTTGGTCAAGGTATTTGAGTTCAGCTTCATAACCTATACCATTACTTAGCTGTACTCTTATAGTATTAAAATGGCttggtttattttcaaaatactacCAGTTCActtgaaaattttttaagagtCTAAATtctgggacacttgggtagctcagttggttcaacatctgccttcagctcaggtgatgattctgggggtcctgggattgagccctacatcgtctgctgctccccctgcttatgctgtcaaataaataattttctttttaaagtctaaattctaatgaaattttaaaggcttaaaaaatatgaagtattagcaaaacaattctcaaattattttaaaaaccagctCACATTAACGTGTTATCTTTAGCATATTCAAAAGAAAGCTACAGAATGGAAAATCAAGATAGATATTATTGCAGGTAAGacaatttttaagtttcttacaaaataaatctaaacCCTAATTATTTAGGGCCAGTAATACATTAGCCCATCCAAAATTTTATAGGTGCTAAGATGCCATAGAACGTGTTTTTAGCCTGGCAAAATGTGAAAGGTTGGTAATGGGTTGGAAATGAAGTAAAGGCCGAGTGTCAGTGTTTGCCTAAGAGTGTCCCAATTTATGCATTTTATGGAAAATTCCTAATTAGCACTCAACTATTTGGCCACTCCAGGCTCAGACAGTATACTTGTCGTGATGTAAGAGCTTGGGCCTGGAGGGGTCAGATCTGTTTAAAACCCATTCATGGAAAATACCACCAGATCATGCCTGATTACCTTTTCCATTTCAATTTTCTAATCGTCCCTAGAGTCAGAGAACatgaagcttttttcttttaacggGGGATAGGATATAATCATCCACACTATAAGTaaatatttgatacatttttattagtAAATTGGGTAATATTCACAAATATCAAAATGGGAAAAACATATAACTAGAAGCCAACTATGGTCCAAATAATTCTAGAGGCCTGAAATAAGAGTACAACATGAGGAAAATATTCTTTACTTAGTAATAAACTGACTAGGATTAGCACTGTAGTGTTAACCATATAACCAGTCCTATTCATAATTAGTAATGTAATGTGGAAAAAGTCTGTCGGTCCTATTTATCCAGTATTGTCATTCCTTACCTAGTTTAAGGTATTAGAACTTGCAGCCTGGAGCACCTCAGAACCATTCCAAGTATACCAAGCCAGGACCTTGCTACTCCAGATGTGGTCCTCAGAACATCAGTATTGACATCCCGTAGGAGAAGACTTGCAAAACTTCAGGCTCCACACAGACTTACTGAATtacaatatgcattttaaaaaagatttgaaggTGATTTGATTGCACAGTAAAATTTGAGAGCTGTAACCTATAGAGAATTTATGCTGCAAAATATGAATGATAGGAGTGTACTGCCATCCCTCTAAACTGAGGAGTAATTTTGGAGAACCTAGTATTTCTTAGAGTAAGAAAAATGGATTATCACTTGAAAGCTCAGTAGGAAAATACTACCAGTATTAAAATccagacaaattttaaaaataagcatgatTATTACTGCTATagattatgaaattaaaaatagaaaggtaTGATCATCTTCTGTCCAATTGTTATCCTTTCAAATTCTTCCCCATAACCTCTAATTTTGGCATCAATGACCAAATAGAAATGCCAACCTCAGTTAGCCATGGGCTGACTTGAGAATATATCAAGTCAGTCTCTGGGTAAGTTAAAGTGACAGGTCTGAAATGTTCTGCTTACCAGGGTTAAatacttccttaatttttaagaatttacatatgtaatatatgtatcgTCAGGGTtgacaaatgaatttttattcttaGATGACTTTTGTTTTCTAGAGCTACGATACGACCTGCCAGCATCATACaaatttcataaaaagaaatccGTAAGTCTCTGGATTCTGGCTTATCTGCATTCAGTACTGAAGAACTTTTCAATAAGTAACTATTTACAATGTTATCAACTTGCCTGAGTAAATACAGAAAGCTAGCCAAGGAGACAGAATAATTATCGATGTGATAACAGCCAATATCCTGGTTCAAGATATTCTTTCTCAAATGCTTTaggcacaaaaataaaaaactaagtttttgctctttttatatagtacatattttattagtttgTACTAATACATTTTCATATTACAAAGGCAATTTAATGGAAGaatctttcttttgatatttgaaataaaacaaacagaactatacattaaaaaaaatgtcttcatttggataacaaaaaaagacaagttaaacaacaacaaaaattttcctttcttacagGTTGATATTGAAGTGGACCTAATtcggttttctttttaaaagcctctAAAGACAAAAGCAGCTTAAAACCTAATtaagatgaataaaaaatttttttactaaaTTACTGGTCTCCCGcaccattttctgttttctgttgttttggtgTAGGTTGTTCTTCTTTGTCTGTttcctctcttgctctttttACTGGTCCTATACAATTCAATAAAGAATTTTTGTTAAGTTCACTATGTAAGCATTACTCTTTTAATAGTGAGcataattaacaaaataattgttTGAAAAGCAACAACTTCCCAACACCAACAATAAGGCTTTTTCCTTTGGTACAGATCTTCTCTCTAAACTTATCttccaaacatcttttttttttccacttgtaaAACAGGATAACTTGGGTAAATCACAATCCAAAAGTCACTTATACCAAAGGTGAAAAACCACACTGCTGTcctttcaaataattttgaaataacaaataatttttcatcAAAGAACCAAAGGACTTAGAAAAACTTACCAGATGCACCATTCTGATCCTGTTCTTCATCACTATCAAATTTAGTTTTCTTGCCCTGAAACTGTACTTTTCCTTTAGCAGACCCAGTCTGGGCAGCTTTattcccctttccttttcctttaaatcTGCGACCTATAAAAACATAATTGATAAATCCATAAAAGTCTTAAGTCCTTTGTCACTGTCTCCGAACAAGCAAATGAGTTAAAATAACCAAATAGTCCAAGACAAATCAGAACTAATGACCTTTTGATTTCCATTTGTTTAGAGATTCTTGTTgatcttctatgatttttttcagtgCTTCCTTTTCCACATCTCCTTCTAGTACTTCCCACGTCACTTCTTTGTTCCTTAATTGTAGGTTACCATTATTTGCATCTTTGGCTTTATCCAGTGCTTCCTtagctttttctttaaatagaattATCCCCTATACCAAAGACAGTAAAAGCCACACCCTTAAGGTTTTTTTAAGTACCATAGCTAATTCCATTGCTCAAAACTTTTTCCTGCCCTGCAAATCTTCTCCGCCATTATCAGTTTCAATGAATTTTAACTGAACTTTAGAGAGTTAACATAAAACTTGCAGTCACAAATACCAAGTTATTTATAGCATAACTCAAAAAGTAGGAGACATCACGTCCAGTGATGGCAATaacaaaatggaaagtaaaagACCAAAAACTATTTCATGAAcacattattaaataattttgtcGCTAGTAATGTTATCTTCTAAAAGTTAAGTTTCTATGGATTTTTAAACTGATTGCTAAAAAGCCTATGAATGTTTCCAAACCTCTTTTGCTCCTCTGACAAAGTCTATCCATTTTATTTCACCATGACTTGAGAAAAGGATGTGCAAATCTTCTCTACAGGTCTGATCATCTAAGTCTCCTGAAAATTTCAGCAAGCAGCCAATCTTTTCTTCTAGAGATTTCTGTAAAGACATACAAAgcattaaagttttttaaaagcaacCACAAACCAGATATGGCTTAAACCACTCTATACCTAATACATGGGAAAAGCTAGAAActaaaatgctgttttaaagTAGTTTAATAGTGCATTTTCCTGTGGCATCCCTTATTATACAGTGGCTTCTGATggtaacttaaaattttatttcttcaacaatATAATATTTACGTAGCTGGATatattggttatttaaaaaatgtggttaTAAGTTCTTTCTCTGGGTAATGATTTTAGGCAGTATTATTGGGCTATGACTTTAgtacaatgaaaactacagaCTTGTTCACATACTTGCTTCAAAAAGTTCTCACTTTTTATTCTCATAAATTTGAATTATAGCTTAGATACCAAAAATACAGACTTACTATTTCAGCACTTTCTGctaacttttgtttttcctcttgctctctacaaaagaaatggtaattagaATCTTTCCATTAACTGTATGAGAAAATTAAATCCTGATAaagttaaccttttttttttttttttttaatttttatttatttatgatagtcacagagagagagagagagaggcagagacataggcagagggagaagcaggctccacgcactgggagcccgatgtgggattcaatcccgggtctccaggatcacgccctgggccaaaggcaggcgccaaaccgctgcgccacccagggatcccctgataaaGTTAACCTTGATCATAATCACACATTGCTTAATAATCAAAGGCAGTCACTAGGCTTTCTGATTGCTCCTGGCTAGAGTGCAACACTGTGGCCCCCAGATTATTAAGGCAGCTTAAGATCTTAATGTTTCACTAGCAAAACAAAAGCCTACTGCTACTCATTTCAGAACTCATCATCAAGCTCCACTTCCTAGAACCACTATCTCTGTCAAagctttaagaaattaaaatgactgGCTCAACGTACTTACTGTTTAGCTCGTAATTTAGCTTctactttattttgctttctttcttcattttttttggcAAAGTAATCTTCCCTAAAGAAGACAAAATACAGGGACTGAGTTCATGAGAACAAAAATAAGActaaattattttgaatgaattaaaCACAAGAAGGAATATTACACTTTCTAGAAACATAATTACCTAAAAATTCAAAAGATGCCAAGGAAGTTATTTTAATAACAGCTTTACGAAAAAAGTCACATTCCATAAAATGTACACCTTTTAAAAGTGTACACTTCAGCGGTCTTTAGTATATTCAGAATTGCACAACCATCAGTAATAATTTCAGAACAAAAAGAAACCTGATGTCCATTCCAATCTTGTATTGATTTTACCATTCATGTATGGAAAAAAAGGTAAACCAGAATTTGTGGAAATAAGTTCATAGAATTTTCTACAGTGGTACTTTACAGTAGGAGAAAATTCTACAACCTCTGAAACCCAAGAGCAAGAGCAATTATGAAAATCaagttagggacgcctgggtggctcagtggttgagcatctgccttcggctcacattgtgatcccaggatcctggaatcgagtcctgcatcaggctccctgtaggaaacctgcttctctctctgcctatgtctgtctgtctctctctctttcatgaataaatatgtaaaatcttaagaaaaaaaaaagggaaagaaaatcatgttaaaaaatactttttaaaaagttaacactAATTGCACGATGCACCACAGTGCATCTCTTAAGTCCATCAGGTTTAGTACATGGCATTTAAGATTACATAATGTGAAAATAGGGAACAACGGCCTAACTGTATCACAAAAATGCTCTGGTGTGTCTAAATTgttaacacatacacacacattaaaGAATGTGGtccaaatatgtattaaataatcCTTTGTACTATATAGGTATACACAGACTATGAGAAGTAAGAACAGACTGGAAATTGGACAGAGATTGATTCTCTAACCACACAGATTCTACTATCTAGCTTATGTTTTAGATGCAAAGAAAgtactaaaactattttttactGTTAAAAAATCACTTCCTTGTGGTCTCAGAGGACTAGTAGTTTCCACTGAGCAAATTTTAAGTGTTTATCAAAGAATGCCCAAGGATACTAAAAAATATTGTCCTTACACGGGATGTTATTCCATATTCTGTATCCCAGTGTGTCAATTCCATATAACTAAAGTGGCCAAAAGAAGTATCAGCATAAAGACTTACTTGAAAAGTATTAGCAggtctgtgtctttatatttct encodes:
- the METTL5 gene encoding rRNA N(6)-adenosine-methyltransferase METTL5 isoform X4 → MKKLKLKELESRLQQVDGFEKPKLLLEQYPTRPHIAACMLYTIHNTYDDIENKVVADLGCGCGVLSIGTAMLGAGLCVGFDIDEDALEVFNRNVEEFELTNVDMVQCDVRSLSNRMSKSFDTVIMNPPFGTKNNKGTDMAFLKTALEMARTAVYSLHKSSTRDSYDTTCQHHTNFIKRNPLILKWT
- the METTL5 gene encoding rRNA N(6)-adenosine-methyltransferase METTL5 isoform X2 — encoded protein: MKKLKLKELESRLQQVDGFEKPKLLLEQYPTRPHIAACMLYTIHNTYDDIENKVVADLGCGCGVLSIGTAMLGAGLCVGFDIDEDALEVFNRNVEEFELTNVDMVQCDVRSLSNRMSKSFDTVIMNPPFGTKNNKGTDMAFLKTALEMARTAVYSLHKSSTRDHIQKKATEWKIKIDIIAELRYDLPASYKFHKKKSVDIEVDLIRFSF
- the METTL5 gene encoding rRNA N(6)-adenosine-methyltransferase METTL5 isoform X3; the protein is MLYTIHNTYDDIENKVVADLGCGCGVLSIGTAMLGAGLCVGFDIDEDALEVFNRNVEEFELTNVDMVQCDVRSLSNRMSKSFDTVIMNPPFGTKNNKGTDMAFLKTALEMARTAVYSLHKSSTRDHIQKKATEWKIKIDIIAELRYDLPASYKFHKKKSVSLWILAYLHSVLKNFSISNYLQCYQLA
- the METTL5 gene encoding rRNA N(6)-adenosine-methyltransferase METTL5 isoform X1, with the protein product MKKLKLKELESRLQQVDGFEKPKLLLEQYPTRPHIAACMLYTIHNTYDDIENKVVADLGCGCGVLSIGTAMLGAGLCVGFDIDEDALEVFNRNVEEFELTNVDMVQCDVRSLSNRMSKSFDTVIMNPPFGTKNNKGTDMAFLKTALEMARTAVYSLHKSSTRDHIQKKATEWKIKIDIIAELRYDLPASYKFHKKKSVSLWILAYLHSVLKNFSISNYLQCYQLA
- the SSB gene encoding lupus La protein, whose product is MAENGDNEKMAALEAKICHQIEYYFGDFNLPRDKFLKEQIKLDEGWVPLEIMIKFNRLNRLTTDFNVIVEALSKSKAELMEISEDKTKIRRSPSKPLPEVTDEYKNDVKNRSVYIKGFPTDATLDDIKEWLEDKGQVLNIQMRRTLHKAFKGSIFAVFDSIESARKFVDTPDQKYKDTDLLILFKEDYFAKKNEERKQNKVEAKLRAKQEQEEKQKLAESAEIKSLEEKIGCLLKFSGDLDDQTCREDLHILFSSHGEIKWIDFVRGAKEGIILFKEKAKEALDKAKDANNGNLQLRNKEVTWEVLEGDVEKEALKKIIEDQQESLNKWKSKGRRFKGKGKGNKAAQTGSAKGKVQFQGKKTKFDSDEEQDQNGASGPVKRAREETDKEEQPTPKQQKTENGAGDQ